One genomic region from Nitrospira sp. CR1.1 encodes:
- a CDS encoding MBL fold metallo-hydrolase, whose translation MKLGAFDIYPVTDGRFRLDGGAMFGVVPKTLWQTCCPADELNRIPLSLTCLLIRAHGKYVLVDTGLGDKEDAKFDSMFAVERTPTLQQSLNQRGLSRDDIHLVVNTHLHFDHAGGNTTSDGTSGVIPAFPKATYYVQQGEYADATQANERTRASYRRDNFMPVAEANQWAFLQGDTELLPGVTAVVTTGHTRCHQSVQVESEGRVAFFLGDLIPTVSHLPLPYIMGYDLNPIQTLDSKRRVLERACEEHWLLIFEHDPLVQAGYVNKNVDGKYVLQEVNLWP comes from the coding sequence ATGAAACTCGGAGCGTTTGACATCTATCCGGTGACCGATGGCCGGTTCAGGCTCGACGGCGGGGCCATGTTCGGTGTCGTGCCCAAAACCCTCTGGCAAACATGCTGCCCGGCGGATGAGCTGAATCGCATTCCGCTCAGCCTGACCTGCCTGCTCATCCGGGCCCACGGCAAGTACGTCTTGGTGGACACGGGTCTCGGCGATAAGGAGGATGCAAAGTTTGACTCGATGTTTGCCGTTGAACGGACGCCGACGCTGCAGCAATCCCTCAATCAGCGGGGCCTCAGTCGCGACGACATTCATCTGGTGGTCAATACGCACCTGCACTTCGACCATGCCGGAGGCAATACAACGAGCGACGGGACCAGCGGAGTGATCCCGGCGTTTCCCAAGGCGACCTACTATGTGCAGCAGGGCGAATATGCCGATGCGACCCAGGCCAACGAACGAACCAGGGCCAGTTATCGCCGCGACAATTTCATGCCGGTGGCAGAAGCGAATCAGTGGGCATTTCTCCAGGGTGATACGGAACTGCTGCCTGGCGTGACGGCCGTCGTCACGACCGGGCATACGCGGTGCCATCAGAGCGTTCAAGTGGAATCTGAAGGCCGGGTCGCGTTTTTCCTGGGCGACCTCATTCCCACGGTGTCCCATCTGCCTCTCCCCTACATCATGGGGTACGACCTCAATCCCATCCAGACACTCGACAGCAAACGACGGGTGTTGGAGCGCGCCTGCGAAGAACATTGGTTGTTGATCTTCGAACACGACCCGCTGGTTCAAGCGGGATACGTCAACAAAAACGTGGATGGAAAATATGTCCTCCAGGAGGTGAACCTATGGCCGTAG
- a CDS encoding methylcrotonoyl-CoA carboxylase has product MRVLNSSVRRESEDFRRGQAHYEGLIADLRKHLALVRAGGSTDALALHKQRGKLTARERISALLDPGSPWLELSPLAAFGLYDNQVPSAGLITGIGSVSGRSCVIAANDATVKGGTYFPMTITKHLRAQAVALENRLPAIYLVDSGGVFLPMQADVFADKDHFGRIFFNQARMSAAGIPQIAVVMGMCTAGGAYVPAMCDENVIVKGTGTIYLAGPPLVKAATGEEVTAEELGGADLHTRLSGVSDHLAEDDHDALETCRSIMATLGRRPPRLRREPIDEPLYPAEDLYGLIPANPRQKWEVREVIARLVDGSRFHEFKARYGSTLVCGFAQWMGHLVGIVANNGVLLSESALKGAHFVQLCSRRRVPLVFLQNITGFMVGKDYESRGIIKDGAKMVQAVSTAEVPKFTVLIGASHGAGNYAMCGRAYSPRFLFTWPNARISVMGAQQAAQVLVTVKEQQRTREKAALADDERRKITDATVRQYEQEGSPYFSSARLWDDGILDPVDTRRVLGLCLDLAASTPVKESRAPVFRM; this is encoded by the coding sequence ATGCGTGTCCTGAACAGCTCGGTACGGCGAGAATCGGAAGATTTCCGGCGGGGTCAGGCTCATTACGAAGGCCTAATAGCCGACCTGCGGAAACACCTGGCGCTGGTGCGGGCAGGCGGCTCGACGGACGCCCTTGCGCTCCACAAGCAACGCGGCAAACTGACCGCTCGCGAACGGATTTCCGCGCTGCTCGACCCCGGCTCGCCCTGGCTGGAACTGAGCCCGCTCGCCGCCTTCGGCCTCTATGACAATCAGGTTCCGTCGGCCGGACTGATTACCGGCATCGGCTCGGTGTCCGGGCGTTCCTGTGTCATCGCAGCCAACGATGCCACAGTCAAAGGCGGCACCTACTTCCCCATGACCATCACCAAACACCTTCGCGCGCAGGCCGTCGCGCTGGAGAACCGGCTGCCCGCGATCTACCTCGTGGATTCCGGAGGCGTGTTTCTCCCGATGCAAGCCGATGTCTTCGCCGACAAGGACCATTTCGGACGGATCTTCTTCAATCAGGCGCGCATGTCGGCGGCGGGCATTCCTCAAATCGCGGTCGTCATGGGCATGTGCACAGCCGGCGGCGCCTATGTGCCGGCGATGTGTGATGAGAATGTCATCGTCAAAGGAACCGGCACGATCTATCTGGCCGGACCGCCTCTGGTCAAAGCCGCCACCGGCGAGGAAGTGACCGCCGAGGAACTGGGCGGCGCTGATCTGCACACGCGCCTGTCCGGCGTCAGCGACCATCTGGCGGAAGACGACCACGATGCCCTGGAAACCTGCCGTTCGATCATGGCCACCCTGGGACGGCGGCCACCGAGGCTTCGCCGGGAGCCAATCGACGAACCTCTCTATCCCGCAGAGGATCTGTACGGACTCATTCCGGCCAACCCCCGCCAAAAATGGGAAGTCCGAGAGGTCATCGCACGGCTCGTGGACGGGAGCCGCTTCCATGAATTCAAGGCGCGTTACGGCTCCACGCTGGTCTGCGGCTTCGCACAGTGGATGGGGCACCTGGTGGGGATCGTCGCCAACAATGGCGTGCTCCTCTCGGAATCGGCGCTGAAAGGCGCGCATTTCGTCCAGCTCTGTTCCCGGCGCCGCGTGCCCCTCGTCTTTTTGCAAAACATCACCGGCTTCATGGTCGGAAAAGACTATGAGAGCCGCGGCATCATCAAGGACGGCGCCAAGATGGTTCAGGCAGTCTCGACCGCGGAAGTCCCCAAGTTCACGGTCCTGATCGGCGCTTCCCACGGAGCAGGCAACTATGCTATGTGCGGGCGGGCATACAGCCCCAGATTCCTGTTCACCTGGCCCAACGCCCGCATTTCGGTGATGGGCGCGCAACAGGCTGCGCAGGTGCTGGTCACGGTGAAGGAACAACAACGGACGCGGGAGAAGGCCGCCCTGGCGGATGACGAACGCCGCAAAATCACCGATGCCACCGTGCGGCAATACGAGCAGGAAGGCAGTCCGTATTTCAGCAGCGCCCGCCTGTGGGATGACGGCATTCTTGATCCTGTCGACACGCGCCGCGTCCTGGGCTTGTGCCTGGATCTCGCAGCATCCACGCCCGTGAAGGAAAGCCGGGCGCCCGTGTTTCGTATGTGA
- a CDS encoding acetyl-CoA C-acyltransferase has product MNARHQPVIVSAVRTPMGSFNGRFSSIPSTQLGSIAIAGALKRIHMPGEQIDEVLMGCVLSAGLGQAPARQAAIGAGLPHKTGAVTVNKVCGSSLQTVIMAARAIALGDAQIIVAGGMENMTRAPFLLEKARQGYRLGHGELTDSLIKDGLWDVYNQFHMGNAGELCAATYHFSRQEVDDFALESYSRAREAITGGSFTREIVPVEVPQKKGAPLIVTDDEEPDRVDLSRLRQLKPVFKDDGVLTVGNSPSCNDGAAALVVMAEEEAHRLGLTPMARIAGYAGAALAPEWFTIAPVEAIQRLLKQTGLAVSDIDLFEINEAFSAVSLAINRELGLDAKNVNVNGGAVALGHPIGATGARILTTLVYAMEARDARRGLASLCIGGGEALALLVERPKKMQHQ; this is encoded by the coding sequence GTGAACGCCAGGCACCAACCCGTCATCGTCAGCGCGGTGCGAACCCCGATGGGGAGCTTCAACGGCCGATTCAGTTCGATTCCGTCAACCCAATTGGGAAGCATCGCCATCGCCGGCGCGCTGAAACGCATTCACATGCCGGGGGAACAGATCGACGAGGTGCTGATGGGATGCGTGCTCAGCGCCGGGCTCGGCCAGGCTCCCGCCAGGCAGGCCGCAATCGGAGCCGGGCTCCCGCACAAAACCGGAGCCGTCACGGTCAACAAAGTCTGCGGCTCCAGCCTGCAGACCGTCATTATGGCGGCCAGGGCCATCGCCCTGGGTGACGCGCAGATCATCGTCGCAGGCGGGATGGAAAATATGACCCGGGCGCCTTTTCTGCTGGAAAAAGCTAGACAAGGCTACCGACTCGGGCACGGAGAACTGACGGACAGTTTGATCAAGGACGGACTCTGGGATGTATACAACCAGTTCCACATGGGCAACGCCGGAGAACTCTGCGCCGCCACCTATCATTTTTCCCGGCAGGAGGTCGATGACTTTGCCTTGGAAAGTTACAGCCGCGCGCGTGAGGCCATCACCGGCGGTTCATTCACCAGGGAGATTGTCCCCGTCGAGGTGCCACAGAAAAAAGGCGCGCCGCTCATCGTCACGGACGATGAGGAACCGGACCGGGTCGATCTCTCAAGGCTGCGGCAATTGAAGCCCGTCTTCAAGGACGACGGAGTCCTGACGGTCGGGAACTCCCCTTCCTGCAATGACGGCGCGGCGGCATTGGTCGTCATGGCGGAAGAGGAGGCCCACCGGCTCGGATTGACTCCCATGGCTCGCATAGCGGGGTATGCCGGCGCCGCGCTCGCGCCGGAATGGTTCACCATTGCGCCCGTGGAAGCTATCCAGCGGCTCTTGAAGCAGACGGGGCTTGCGGTCAGCGACATCGACCTATTTGAAATCAATGAAGCTTTCTCAGCCGTGTCCTTGGCCATCAACCGCGAGCTCGGATTGGACGCCAAGAACGTCAACGTCAACGGCGGCGCGGTCGCCCTGGGGCATCCCATTGGAGCCACCGGGGCGAGGATCCTCACCACCTTGGTGTATGCCATGGAGGCGCGTGATGCCCGCCGCGGACTGGCAAGCCTCTGTATCGGCGGCGGAGAAGCACTCGCGCTCCTTGTGGAGCGGCCGAAAAAAATGCAGCATCAGTGA
- a CDS encoding methylmalonyl-CoA mutase, whose protein sequence is MAVAATPLRILIGKVGLDGHDRGVKLVARALRDAGIEIIYTGLHQSPEQIVATAIQEDVQAIGLSIHSGAHNSLFPRILGLLREQGAGDIVLFGGGIIPDEDVPRLKAAGVQMLFRPATPMNDIVEFVNGLRAEW, encoded by the coding sequence ATGGCCGTAGCGGCAACACCCCTGCGTATCTTGATCGGCAAGGTGGGATTGGACGGGCACGACCGGGGTGTGAAGCTGGTCGCCCGCGCGCTCCGTGATGCGGGGATCGAGATCATTTACACCGGACTGCACCAGAGCCCCGAACAGATCGTGGCCACCGCCATCCAGGAAGACGTGCAGGCCATCGGCCTCAGCATCCATTCCGGCGCCCATAATTCGTTATTCCCCCGGATTCTGGGACTTCTTCGGGAACAGGGCGCGGGAGACATCGTGCTCTTCGGCGGAGGCATCATTCCCGACGAGGATGTGCCGCGCTTAAAGGCGGCAGGTGTGCAGATGTTATTCCGGCCCGCCACACCGATGAACGACATCGTGGAATTTGTGAACGGGCTTCGAGCCGAATGGTGA
- a CDS encoding 3-hydroxybutyryl-CoA dehydrogenase (converts (S)-3-hydroxybutanoyl-CoA to 3-acetoacetyl-CoA), protein MTIDDIKTIGVIGAGQMGRGITQVLATAGWNVLLVDVTEEALEEATRKIWQGITKAVEKGALRGDQAGSAMAIIHPIRHMQRLREAQVVIEAIPEDPVMKRALFAQLGQICEPSTLLASNTSSISIAGLGTVSGRPDRVVGIHFMNPVPVMRLVEVVRAIGTSEQTMHLARELVRRAGKTAVVCKDFPGFIVNRVLIPMINEAIFALEDGVATAEAIDLAMVEGTNHPVGPLALADRIGLDTVLAICEVLHQDLGDPKFRPCPLLRKYVEAGWLGRKSGHGFYQYGDQPAMHLT, encoded by the coding sequence ATGACGATTGACGACATCAAAACCATCGGGGTCATCGGCGCGGGGCAGATGGGGCGCGGGATCACTCAGGTGCTGGCGACCGCCGGGTGGAATGTGCTGCTGGTCGATGTAACGGAAGAGGCGCTGGAGGAAGCGACCAGAAAAATCTGGCAGGGCATCACGAAAGCCGTGGAAAAAGGAGCGTTGCGGGGCGATCAGGCCGGATCGGCCATGGCAATCATCCATCCGATACGGCACATGCAACGGCTGCGGGAGGCGCAGGTGGTAATCGAAGCGATACCGGAGGATCCCGTCATGAAACGGGCGCTCTTTGCGCAACTGGGGCAGATCTGCGAACCCTCTACCCTGTTGGCCAGCAATACCTCCTCGATTTCTATTGCCGGCCTGGGCACGGTGTCCGGCCGCCCCGACCGTGTCGTCGGCATCCATTTCATGAACCCTGTGCCGGTGATGCGACTCGTCGAGGTCGTCCGCGCCATCGGCACCTCCGAGCAGACGATGCACCTCGCGCGTGAACTCGTTCGACGCGCAGGAAAAACCGCCGTCGTCTGCAAGGATTTTCCCGGCTTCATCGTCAACCGGGTCCTCATTCCCATGATCAACGAAGCCATTTTCGCGCTGGAGGACGGAGTGGCCACGGCGGAAGCCATCGACCTGGCGATGGTGGAAGGCACCAACCACCCTGTGGGTCCGCTGGCGCTGGCAGACCGCATCGGCCTGGATACCGTCCTCGCCATCTGCGAGGTGCTGCATCAAGACCTGGGGGATCCGAAGTTCCGCCCCTGCCCCCTCTTGCGAAAATACGTGGAAGCCGGGTGGCTCGGGAGGAAAAGCGGGCATGGATTCTATCAGTACGGAGATCAGCCGGCGATGCACCTGACCTGA
- a CDS encoding methylmalonyl-CoA mutase produces the protein MNERKSRFTSLSGLDIERCYGPDHLKGWNAERDLGQPGAFPYTRGCYPGMYRSRLWTMRQFAGFGSADDTNRRFQYLLDHGQTGLSVAFDLPTLMGLDADDPLARGEVGYCGVAVSSLADMERLFDGIPLDQVTTSMTINGPAAVLFAMYLAVAEKRGIPFDRLGGTIQNDILKEYIAQKEWLFPPEPHLALIVDTVAYCAAHVPKWHPISISGYHIREAGSTAVQELAFTLYNGLTYVEAAVKSGLDVDAFAPQLSFFFNVHNDFFEEIAKFRAARRLWAREMERRYHPRNPRSLQLRCHAQTAGCSLTAQQPLNNVVRTTLQALAAVLGGTQSLHTNSMDETLALPTEEAVKLALRTQQIIAAESETVNAVDPLGGSYFVESLTNRLEEGALELFRKLDGLGGMVCAIERGFPQREILDASQRYQRDIERQERSIVGVTEHKEEEHRSIPILKIGPEVEQEQVARLCDLRKSRDPFKMAGSLEELQEMATCHQNLMPALIDAVKAKATLGEICAALKEVYGTYREPVVL, from the coding sequence ATGAATGAGCGGAAATCCCGATTCACCTCACTCTCCGGTCTGGATATCGAACGGTGTTACGGTCCCGATCATCTCAAGGGCTGGAACGCCGAACGGGACCTCGGCCAACCGGGTGCCTTTCCCTACACCCGCGGCTGCTACCCAGGCATGTACCGCAGCCGGCTCTGGACCATGCGGCAATTCGCCGGGTTCGGCTCCGCGGACGACACGAACAGACGCTTTCAGTATTTGTTGGACCACGGTCAAACCGGACTCAGCGTCGCCTTCGACCTGCCGACCCTCATGGGTCTCGACGCTGATGACCCCCTGGCGCGCGGCGAAGTGGGCTATTGCGGGGTGGCCGTTTCATCCCTCGCCGACATGGAGCGGTTGTTCGACGGCATCCCCCTCGATCAGGTCACGACCTCCATGACGATCAATGGACCAGCCGCCGTGCTCTTCGCCATGTATCTGGCCGTGGCCGAAAAACGCGGGATCCCGTTCGACCGGCTGGGCGGCACGATTCAGAACGATATTCTGAAGGAGTACATCGCCCAGAAGGAATGGTTGTTTCCGCCGGAACCGCACCTGGCGTTGATTGTCGACACGGTCGCCTATTGCGCAGCTCACGTCCCGAAATGGCATCCGATCAGCATCAGCGGGTATCACATCCGGGAGGCAGGCTCGACGGCGGTTCAGGAACTGGCCTTCACGCTCTACAACGGGCTGACCTACGTCGAGGCAGCCGTGAAGTCCGGACTCGACGTGGATGCGTTTGCGCCGCAGCTATCTTTTTTCTTTAACGTCCACAATGATTTTTTTGAAGAGATTGCGAAATTCCGCGCCGCCCGGCGACTCTGGGCCCGGGAAATGGAACGGCGGTACCATCCGAGAAACCCCCGGTCGCTCCAGCTCCGCTGCCACGCCCAAACCGCCGGTTGCTCCCTCACCGCGCAACAGCCGTTGAACAACGTGGTGCGCACCACGCTGCAGGCCCTCGCCGCCGTGCTCGGCGGCACCCAATCCCTCCATACCAATTCGATGGACGAAACCCTGGCCCTGCCAACGGAAGAAGCCGTGAAGCTGGCGCTGCGGACGCAGCAGATCATCGCGGCGGAAAGCGAAACCGTCAATGCGGTCGACCCGTTGGGCGGGTCCTATTTTGTCGAGTCGCTGACGAACCGCCTGGAAGAAGGCGCGCTGGAACTTTTCCGGAAACTGGACGGGCTGGGCGGCATGGTGTGCGCGATCGAGCGCGGCTTTCCACAGCGGGAGATCCTGGATGCATCACAACGGTACCAGCGCGATATCGAGCGGCAGGAACGGAGCATCGTCGGAGTGACCGAGCATAAAGAGGAGGAGCATCGATCCATTCCCATTCTGAAGATCGGACCGGAGGTGGAACAGGAACAGGTGGCGCGCCTCTGCGATCTCAGAAAATCCCGCGATCCCTTCAAGATGGCCGGCTCGCTGGAAGAGCTGCAGGAAATGGCAACCTGTCATCAGAATCTCATGCCGGCATTGATTGACGCCGTGAAAGCAAAAGCGACACTCGGCGAGATTTGCGCCGCGCTGAAGGAAGTTTATGGGACCTATCGAGAACCGGTGGTATTGTGA
- a CDS encoding alpha-ketoacid dehydrogenase subunit beta gives MTTASTAQEVTYVDAISQALNEEMGRDERVFLMGEDIGTYGGAFKVTQGFLEKYGEWRVLDTPLSESGFVGAAIGAAMMGLRPVVEMQFADFISCAFDQITEVAAKNHYRWGAAVPLVIRAPFGGGVHGGPFHSECPEGWFFHSPGLKIVAPSTPYDAKGLLKAAIRDPNPVLYFEHKFLYRRIKAILPEEEYIVPLGKADVKRPGRDISLITYGAMVHLALEAAELLHQEGIDLEVVDLRTLIPLDKETLYESVCKTSKAIILHEDNKTGGIGAEISALLTEDCFDCLDGPILRIAPPDTPVPFSTPLEEFFLPKVSDIVAGARKLAAY, from the coding sequence ATGACCACCGCTTCCACCGCCCAAGAGGTCACCTATGTGGACGCGATTTCGCAGGCGTTGAACGAAGAAATGGGTCGTGACGAGCGGGTATTTCTCATGGGTGAAGATATCGGCACGTACGGCGGCGCGTTCAAGGTCACGCAAGGCTTCCTGGAGAAATACGGCGAATGGCGCGTATTGGATACGCCCCTCTCCGAATCCGGCTTCGTGGGCGCCGCCATCGGCGCGGCCATGATGGGATTGCGCCCGGTGGTCGAAATGCAGTTCGCCGACTTCATCTCCTGCGCCTTCGATCAGATCACCGAAGTTGCCGCCAAAAATCACTACCGCTGGGGAGCGGCCGTTCCTCTCGTGATCCGGGCGCCGTTCGGCGGCGGCGTGCACGGAGGTCCGTTTCATTCCGAATGTCCGGAAGGGTGGTTCTTCCATTCGCCCGGTCTCAAGATCGTTGCGCCGTCGACGCCCTATGACGCGAAAGGCCTGTTGAAAGCCGCCATTCGGGACCCCAACCCGGTGCTCTACTTCGAACATAAATTTCTGTATCGGCGGATCAAGGCGATCCTGCCGGAGGAAGAGTACATCGTGCCTCTCGGGAAAGCGGACGTGAAACGGCCCGGCCGCGACATCTCCCTCATCACCTATGGAGCGATGGTCCATCTGGCCCTGGAGGCGGCGGAGCTGCTGCACCAGGAAGGGATCGACCTGGAGGTGGTGGATCTCCGGACCCTCATCCCGCTCGACAAGGAGACCCTGTACGAATCCGTCTGCAAAACCAGCAAGGCAATCATCCTCCACGAGGACAACAAGACCGGCGGCATTGGAGCCGAAATCTCAGCACTGCTGACGGAAGACTGTTTCGACTGTCTGGACGGGCCGATTCTTCGCATCGCCCCGCCCGACACGCCGGTGCCGTTCAGTACGCCGTTGGAGGAATTCTTTCTACCCAAAGTCAGCGACATCGTCGCGGGAGCCAGGAAACTGGCGGCCTATTGA
- a CDS encoding hydroxymethylglutaryl-CoA lyase: MLSLVTDDSRRLPVRITEVSPRDGLQHEAVFVPTARKIDLINALSQTGVAEIEAGSFVSPAAIPQLADSDEVFRAIERTPGVTYSALVPNERGLERARAAAVRKIAVFTAASNSFTRHNIKATVHESLVRFKPVIQGAKRDGMLVRGYLSTALWCPYEGRMAPLLVLDVMMRLLDLGVDEVSLGDTLGKASPADLRALLDTVMPRIEPLRLSLHVHDTYGMAIANVLTAWEDYGITAFDCSAGGLGGCPSAPGASGNVATEDVVFALKASGASVPVDEGLVVGCAHRLSAWIGHPLRSRLSHILPPGIQQPALKV, from the coding sequence ATGTTGTCTCTCGTCACAGATGACTCCCGCCGCTTGCCTGTCCGGATCACTGAGGTGTCGCCTCGTGACGGGCTGCAACATGAAGCGGTGTTCGTGCCGACGGCGCGCAAGATCGATCTGATCAACGCCCTGTCGCAAACCGGCGTGGCGGAAATTGAAGCCGGTTCCTTTGTCTCGCCCGCCGCCATTCCGCAACTGGCGGACTCCGACGAAGTCTTCCGCGCCATCGAACGAACCCCCGGCGTGACCTATTCCGCCCTGGTGCCGAACGAACGGGGCCTTGAACGGGCTCGGGCGGCGGCGGTGCGGAAGATCGCCGTGTTCACAGCCGCCTCGAACAGTTTCACGCGCCATAACATCAAGGCGACCGTGCACGAATCCCTGGTCCGCTTCAAGCCGGTGATCCAGGGAGCTAAACGAGACGGCATGCTGGTGCGGGGCTATCTCTCCACGGCCCTGTGGTGCCCGTACGAGGGTCGCATGGCGCCGCTGCTGGTGCTGGATGTCATGATGCGGCTGCTCGATCTCGGCGTGGATGAAGTCTCTCTGGGAGACACGCTCGGCAAGGCCTCGCCCGCCGATCTCCGCGCCTTGCTCGATACCGTCATGCCGCGTATCGAACCGCTCCGCCTGTCGCTCCACGTGCATGACACCTACGGCATGGCCATCGCCAATGTGCTCACGGCCTGGGAGGACTATGGGATCACCGCGTTCGATTGCTCGGCAGGCGGCCTGGGCGGCTGTCCCTCTGCGCCCGGCGCATCCGGCAACGTTGCGACGGAAGACGTGGTGTTCGCTCTGAAGGCATCCGGCGCTTCGGTCCCGGTAGACGAAGGGCTCGTGGTCGGCTGCGCACACCGGTTGAGCGCATGGATCGGACACCCCCTGCGCTCGCGGCTTTCACACATATTGCCGCCCGGCATTCAGCAACCGGCCCTAAAGGTGTGA
- a CDS encoding enoyl-CoA hydratase/isomerase family protein (Catalyzes the reversible hydration of unsaturated fatty acyl-CoA to beta-hydroxyacyl-CoA) — MQRFTTLALDSNGDIARVTLNRPDRRNAFDGRMMTELREAFEDLAQDPSLRGIVLAAAGPVFCAGADLQWMQSDGPVQDTLAMRDAHQLLRMFRTIDESPCPVIARVQGSAFGGGLGLMAVCDIVVAAEDAMFALSEPRLGLIPAVITPFLLHKAGESFLRRYGLSGETFCASTAQRYNLAHDVVPQRNLDDRITELTDAIMRLAPSATRESKLMFHRMRSLPEKERFALGPEYHARARCAPEAAEGLRAFLEKRLPSWAKPRERKPQQEATTSDDVVSRHR; from the coding sequence ATGCAGCGATTCACCACCCTCGCGCTTGATTCGAATGGCGATATTGCGCGGGTGACGCTCAATCGACCCGACCGTCGCAATGCCTTCGACGGCCGGATGATGACGGAGCTCAGAGAAGCGTTCGAAGACCTGGCGCAGGATCCCTCGCTCAGAGGAATCGTACTCGCCGCTGCCGGGCCGGTTTTTTGCGCCGGAGCCGATCTTCAATGGATGCAATCCGACGGGCCGGTCCAAGACACGCTGGCGATGCGCGACGCCCATCAACTGCTGCGCATGTTTCGCACCATCGATGAGTCCCCTTGTCCCGTGATCGCCCGGGTGCAGGGATCGGCGTTCGGAGGGGGACTCGGCCTCATGGCGGTCTGCGACATCGTGGTGGCGGCGGAGGATGCGATGTTTGCTTTGAGTGAACCCAGACTCGGCTTGATTCCCGCCGTGATCACGCCATTTCTGTTACACAAAGCGGGCGAATCGTTCCTCCGGCGGTACGGGTTGAGCGGCGAGACATTTTGCGCATCGACTGCCCAGCGATACAACCTGGCGCATGATGTCGTCCCTCAACGCAATCTGGATGATCGCATCACCGAATTGACCGACGCAATCATGCGGCTGGCTCCCTCTGCGACCAGGGAAAGCAAATTGATGTTTCACCGGATGCGGTCCTTGCCGGAGAAGGAGCGGTTCGCACTGGGCCCGGAATACCATGCCCGCGCTCGCTGCGCGCCGGAGGCCGCCGAGGGACTTCGGGCCTTTCTCGAAAAACGGCTCCCCTCGTGGGCCAAGCCGCGCGAGCGGAAGCCACAGCAGGAGGCGACCACGTCGGACGATGTTGTCTCTCGTCACAGATGA
- a CDS encoding 2-oxo acid dehydrogenase subunit E2, whose protein sequence is MPQLGESIAEGTLVKWLIQPGGAVEKDQPLLEVETEKVALDVPSPAAGFLAEVMVQEGATVPVGTLLARLETQPAEGIVSRVGGVGVRAKQIRSQGEPHYSPAVRQLAREHQVDLALVTGTGEGGRVTKHDLLGYVAARRKPGSEPPRTDQAPSGGPEHHEIQDEIIPMTQMRKTIADRMVLSRRTSAHVTTFFEADFSGIDTFRAGRPLTYLPFVISAVTRAMQDLPLLNSSWRDHGIAIKNNIHIGIAVALEEGLLVPVIRHAGRKGLTQLAREVADLAERARNKRLTPDEVLDGTFTITNHGGFGSLFSTPIIHQPQAAILGMGSVQKRPVVINDAIAIRPMCYLSLSFDHRIIDGATADRFMAKMKHHLQQSDWEKLL, encoded by the coding sequence ATGCCGCAGCTGGGGGAAAGCATCGCTGAAGGGACCCTGGTGAAGTGGCTGATCCAGCCCGGCGGCGCAGTCGAAAAAGACCAGCCTCTCCTGGAGGTGGAAACCGAAAAGGTGGCACTCGACGTGCCATCTCCGGCTGCGGGATTCCTTGCGGAAGTGATGGTGCAAGAAGGCGCCACCGTACCGGTGGGCACGTTGCTCGCCAGGCTTGAGACCCAACCGGCGGAAGGAATCGTCAGTCGGGTCGGAGGCGTGGGTGTGCGCGCGAAACAGATCCGGTCACAGGGCGAGCCGCACTATTCGCCAGCCGTCAGGCAACTTGCGAGGGAACATCAGGTGGACCTCGCCCTCGTTACAGGCACAGGCGAGGGCGGCCGGGTGACGAAGCACGACCTGTTGGGTTATGTCGCCGCGCGGCGAAAGCCCGGTTCCGAACCGCCGCGCACAGATCAGGCGCCATCCGGCGGCCCTGAGCATCACGAGATTCAGGACGAAATTATTCCGATGACCCAAATGCGGAAGACCATTGCCGACCGCATGGTCCTCAGCCGCCGCACCTCCGCCCATGTCACGACCTTTTTTGAAGCCGACTTCAGCGGCATCGACACATTTCGCGCCGGGCGTCCATTGACCTACCTGCCTTTTGTCATCAGCGCCGTCACTCGCGCCATGCAGGACCTGCCGTTGTTGAATTCCTCCTGGCGGGATCACGGTATCGCAATCAAGAACAACATCCACATCGGCATTGCGGTCGCACTCGAAGAGGGCCTCCTGGTGCCGGTGATTCGGCATGCCGGCCGGAAGGGACTCACACAATTGGCGCGCGAGGTCGCGGACCTGGCGGAACGGGCCAGGAACAAACGGCTGACGCCCGATGAAGTGCTCGACGGCACGTTTACCATCACGAATCACGGCGGGTTCGGCAGCCTTTTCAGCACCCCGATTATCCATCAGCCGCAGGCGGCTATTCTCGGAATGGGATCGGTCCAAAAACGCCCGGTCGTGATCAACGACGCCATCGCCATCCGTCCCATGTGTTACCTGAGTCTCTCGTTCGACCATCGGATCATCGACGGCGCGACGGCCGATCGATTCATGGCCAAGATGAAACACCATCTCCAACAGAGCGACTGGGAGAAACTGTTGTGA